In one Streptomyces sp. T12 genomic region, the following are encoded:
- a CDS encoding ROK family transcriptional regulator, producing MQLGALRSHNTALVLDLLRTAGPEGISRLELAERTGLTPQAVSKITARLREDGLAAEAGRRASTGGKPRTVLRLVPEAGHAVGVHLDRDELTAVLCDLTGAVVARRRTPLDLGAGAETVVERVVREAGELAAGAGRSGAVLGVGVALPGPLDHRSGVLHRVTGFPEWNGFPLRDVLARRLLLPVVVDKDTNAAALGLAVGGAAGALASFAYLHFGAGLGGGLVIGGAVHRGTRTGAGEFGHQVVQLDGPPCGCGNRGCVEALCLAAVARGEMAEAARVLGTAAGNLVALLDVDVVLLGGRTVAAAPDTFVRGVAAVLDERARRAGGDAVPVRVASSGGRGVAEGAAQLLLAPLFGRAQG from the coding sequence ATGCAGCTCGGCGCCCTGCGCAGCCACAACACCGCGCTCGTGCTCGACCTGCTGCGCACGGCCGGTCCCGAGGGCATCAGCCGACTCGAACTCGCCGAGCGCACCGGCCTCACCCCGCAGGCCGTCAGCAAGATCACCGCCCGGCTGCGGGAGGACGGTCTCGCGGCGGAGGCGGGGCGCCGGGCGTCGACGGGAGGCAAGCCGCGTACGGTGCTGCGGCTGGTGCCGGAGGCCGGGCATGCGGTGGGCGTGCATCTGGACCGGGACGAGTTGACGGCCGTGCTCTGTGATCTGACGGGGGCTGTGGTCGCGCGGCGCAGGACCCCACTGGACCTGGGGGCCGGTGCGGAGACGGTCGTCGAGCGGGTCGTGCGCGAGGCGGGGGAGCTGGCGGCCGGGGCCGGTCGGTCGGGTGCCGTGCTCGGTGTCGGCGTGGCGCTGCCCGGGCCCCTCGACCACCGGAGTGGCGTGCTGCACCGGGTCACCGGGTTCCCGGAGTGGAACGGCTTCCCGCTGCGGGACGTGCTCGCGCGGCGGCTCTTGCTCCCGGTCGTCGTCGACAAGGACACCAACGCCGCCGCCCTCGGGCTCGCGGTCGGGGGAGCGGCCGGGGCCCTCGCGTCCTTCGCCTATCTGCACTTCGGCGCGGGGCTCGGCGGCGGGCTCGTGATCGGGGGCGCGGTGCACCGGGGCACCCGTACGGGAGCCGGGGAGTTCGGGCACCAGGTCGTCCAGCTGGACGGGCCGCCCTGCGGGTGCGGCAACCGTGGCTGCGTCGAGGCGCTGTGCCTGGCCGCCGTGGCGCGGGGCGAGATGGCCGAGGCGGCCCGCGTGCTCGGCACCGCGGCCGGCAACCTGGTCGCGCTGCTCGACGTCGACGTCGTCCTGCTGGGCGGCCGCACGGTCGCCGCCGCGCCCGACACCTTCGTACGCGGGGTCGCCGCCGTCCTCGACGAACGCGCCCGGCGCGCGGGCGGGGACGCGGTGCCGGTGCGGGTGGCCTCCAGCGGGGGGCGGGGGGTCGCCGAGGGGGCGGCTCAGCTGCTGCTGGCGCCGTTGTTCGGGCGGGCGCAGGGGTGA
- a CDS encoding Gfo/Idh/MocA family oxidoreductase, translating into MSATPLRVGLVGYGLAGSVFHAPLIATTEGLALDTVVTSNPERQKQARTEHPDVRVAATPDELLARAADLDLVVIASPNKTHVPLATAALKAGLAVVVDKPIAGTAAEARELAALAEERGLLLSVFQNRRWDNDFLTLRRLLAEGELGDVWRFESRFERWRPQPKGGWRESGDPAEIGGLLYDLGSHVVDQALVLFGPVTQVYAESVVRRPGAETDDDTFIALTHANGVRSHLYASATTAQLGPRFRVLGSKAGYVKYGLDPQEAALREGQRPGAAKDWGTEPESLWGRVGSGESPLTGGGRVEPTLPGDYPAYYAAVEKALLDGGPNPVTALEAASALDVLEAARRSARDGVAVKL; encoded by the coding sequence ATGAGTGCTACTCCCCTCCGCGTCGGCCTGGTCGGCTACGGCCTCGCCGGATCCGTCTTCCACGCCCCGCTGATCGCCACCACCGAGGGGCTCGCCCTGGACACGGTGGTCACGTCGAACCCCGAGCGGCAGAAGCAGGCCCGCACCGAGCACCCGGACGTACGGGTCGCCGCCACCCCCGACGAGCTGCTCGCCCGCGCCGCCGACCTCGACCTGGTGGTCATCGCGTCCCCGAACAAGACGCACGTCCCGCTCGCGACCGCCGCCCTGAAGGCGGGCCTCGCGGTCGTCGTGGACAAGCCGATCGCCGGTACGGCGGCCGAGGCACGCGAGCTGGCGGCGCTGGCCGAGGAGCGCGGCCTGCTCCTGTCCGTCTTCCAGAACCGCCGCTGGGACAACGACTTCCTGACGCTGCGTCGGCTCCTGGCCGAGGGCGAGCTGGGCGACGTATGGCGCTTCGAGTCCCGCTTCGAGCGCTGGCGGCCGCAACCCAAGGGCGGTTGGCGGGAGTCCGGCGACCCGGCAGAGATCGGAGGTCTGCTGTACGACCTCGGCAGCCATGTCGTCGACCAGGCGCTGGTCCTGTTCGGCCCGGTCACGCAGGTGTACGCCGAGTCGGTCGTCCGCCGCCCCGGCGCCGAGACGGACGACGACACGTTCATCGCGCTCACGCACGCGAACGGCGTCCGCTCCCACCTGTACGCCTCCGCGACGACCGCCCAGCTCGGCCCCCGCTTCCGGGTGCTGGGCTCGAAGGCGGGCTATGTGAAGTACGGCCTGGACCCGCAGGAGGCGGCACTGCGGGAGGGGCAGCGGCCCGGCGCGGCTAAGGACTGGGGCACGGAACCCGAGTCGCTGTGGGGCCGTGTGGGCTCTGGGGAGTCCCCCCTGACGGGCGGCGGCCGCGTCGAACCCACCCTCCCGGGCGACTACCCCGCCTACTATGCGGCCGTGGAAAAGGCTCTGCTGGACGGCGGCCCCAACCCGGTGACGGCGCTGGAGGCGGCATCCGCCCTCGACGTACTGGAGGCGGCACGTCGTTCGGCCCGTGACGGAGTGGCGGTGAAGCTGTGA
- a CDS encoding heme-degrading domain-containing protein, with the protein MTHKQSHQTHNPELTPRFHPEITPPLEELEAQERRLVFRQFTYDDAWTLGSLLVEMARERQAPVAIDIHRAGQQLFHAALPGSTPDNDAWIARKRRVVERYGASSYVVGARFRAKGTTFEDSSRLDADTYAAHGGSFPINVEGVGVIGSVTVSGLPQLEDHRFVVEALEEFLSKQ; encoded by the coding sequence GTGACGCACAAGCAGTCGCACCAGACGCACAACCCGGAACTCACCCCGAGGTTCCACCCGGAGATCACTCCGCCCCTGGAGGAGCTGGAGGCCCAGGAACGCCGTCTGGTCTTCCGCCAGTTCACCTACGACGACGCCTGGACCCTGGGCTCCCTGCTGGTCGAGATGGCCCGCGAGCGCCAGGCCCCGGTCGCCATCGACATCCACCGCGCGGGCCAGCAGCTCTTCCACGCGGCCCTGCCCGGCTCCACCCCCGACAACGACGCCTGGATCGCCCGCAAGCGCCGGGTGGTGGAGCGCTACGGCGCCTCGTCGTACGTCGTCGGCGCCCGCTTCCGGGCCAAGGGCACGACGTTCGAGGACTCGTCCCGCCTGGACGCGGACACCTACGCGGCCCACGGCGGCTCGTTCCCGATCAACGTGGAGGGGGTCGGGGTCATCGGCTCGGTGACGGTGAGCGGACTGCCCCAGCTGGAGGACCACAGGTTCGTGGTGGAGGCGCTGGAGGAGTTCTTGAGCAAGCAGTAG
- a CDS encoding fumarylacetoacetate hydrolase family protein, with the protein MKLLRVGTAGAERPALLDAEGILRDLSGVVPDIDGPLLADDAALGRIRAAAEAGELPALDATGLRVGPPLARIGKIVCIGLNYHDHARETGAEPPAEPVIFFKAADTVVGPHDTVLVPRRSTKTDWEVELAVVIGRTARYLESAEEALAHVAGYAVAHDVSEREFQIERGGTWDKGKNCETFNPLGPWLVTSDEVPDPQNLSLKLWVNGELKQDGTTAEQIFPVAEVVRYVSQFMTLYPGDVINTGTPAGVALGEPEPKPFLRAGDVVELEIEGLGRQRQEFKDA; encoded by the coding sequence ATGAAGCTGCTGCGAGTCGGTACGGCCGGAGCGGAGCGTCCCGCTCTGCTGGACGCCGAGGGGATCCTGCGGGACCTGTCGGGCGTCGTGCCGGACATCGACGGACCGCTGCTCGCCGACGACGCGGCGCTCGGCCGGATCCGCGCCGCCGCGGAGGCCGGCGAGCTGCCCGCGCTGGACGCGACCGGGCTGCGGGTCGGGCCGCCGCTGGCGCGGATCGGCAAGATCGTGTGCATCGGGCTGAACTACCACGACCACGCCCGCGAGACCGGCGCCGAGCCGCCCGCCGAGCCGGTCATCTTCTTCAAGGCCGCGGACACCGTCGTAGGCCCCCATGACACGGTGCTCGTGCCGAGGCGGTCGACGAAGACCGACTGGGAGGTCGAGCTCGCGGTCGTCATCGGACGTACGGCCCGGTATCTGGAGTCGGCCGAGGAGGCCCTTGCGCATGTCGCCGGGTACGCGGTGGCGCACGACGTGTCCGAGCGGGAGTTCCAGATCGAGCGGGGCGGGACCTGGGACAAGGGGAAGAACTGCGAGACGTTCAACCCGCTCGGGCCGTGGCTGGTGACCTCGGACGAGGTGCCGGATCCGCAGAACCTCTCGCTGAAGCTGTGGGTCAACGGCGAGCTGAAGCAGGACGGGACCACGGCCGAGCAGATCTTCCCGGTGGCGGAAGTCGTGCGGTACGTCAGCCAGTTCATGACGCTGTATCCCGGTGACGTCATCAACACGGGTACGCCGGCGGGGGTGGCGCTGGGGGAGCCTGAGCCGAAGCCGTTCCTGCGGGCCGGGGACGTGGTCGAGCTGGAGATCGAAGGGCTCGGTCGTCAGCGGCAGGAGTTCAAGGACGCGTAG
- a CDS encoding YidC/Oxa1 family membrane protein insertase — MSVFADLVQQLADLLHPLFGASAAAAAIVLFTAFVRLLVHPLSRAAARGQKARTELQPKIAELRKKHAKNPEKLQQAVLALHAEEKVSPLSGCLPSLFQLPAFFLLYHLFSNTTIGGQANELLTHQLFAAPLGDHWKDALGDGGVFGGAGLVYLGLFVVVACVAAFNYRRTKRMMAANPAVPVVDGEPVPGMGAMSKVMPFMSFFTLFTVAVVPLAAALYVVTSTTWSAVERAALYR; from the coding sequence ATGTCCGTTTTCGCCGACCTTGTTCAGCAACTCGCCGACCTGCTCCACCCCCTGTTCGGCGCGTCCGCGGCCGCCGCGGCGATCGTCCTGTTCACCGCGTTCGTACGACTCCTCGTCCACCCCCTGTCCCGCGCGGCGGCGCGCGGGCAGAAGGCCCGGACCGAACTGCAGCCGAAGATCGCCGAGCTGCGGAAGAAGCACGCGAAGAACCCCGAGAAGCTGCAGCAGGCCGTACTCGCACTGCACGCCGAGGAAAAGGTGTCCCCGCTGTCCGGGTGCCTGCCGAGCCTGTTCCAGCTTCCCGCGTTCTTCCTGCTCTACCACCTGTTCTCGAACACGACGATCGGCGGCCAGGCGAACGAACTGCTCACGCACCAGCTGTTCGCCGCGCCCCTCGGTGACCACTGGAAGGACGCGCTCGGCGACGGCGGGGTGTTCGGGGGTGCGGGGCTCGTGTATCTCGGGCTGTTCGTGGTCGTCGCCTGCGTCGCCGCGTTCAACTACCGCCGTACGAAGCGGATGATGGCCGCGAACCCGGCGGTGCCGGTGGTCGACGGCGAGCCGGTGCCGGGGATGGGGGCCATGAGCAAGGTCATGCCGTTCATGTCCTTCTTCACGCTCTTCACCGTGGCGGTGGTGCCGCTGGCGGCCGCGCTGTACGTGGTGACCAGCACGACGTGGAGCGCGGTGGAGCGGGCCGCGCTCTATCGCTGA
- a CDS encoding DUF6412 domain-containing protein — protein MMRKWANLRPAAVLVLLFLEIVLLDTGSLSATVALAATAAAGSAFAACSLLASRAAPAVPPTRVRTAIRDRARRTAFLPQRDPDASGRPRPRAPGHALPATVA, from the coding sequence ATGATGCGGAAGTGGGCGAATCTGCGTCCCGCCGCCGTGCTGGTCCTCCTCTTCCTTGAGATCGTGCTGCTCGACACGGGCAGCCTCTCCGCGACCGTCGCGCTCGCCGCGACCGCCGCCGCCGGTTCCGCGTTCGCCGCCTGCTCCCTCCTCGCCTCACGCGCCGCACCCGCCGTGCCGCCCACCCGGGTACGTACGGCCATCCGCGACCGGGCCCGCCGTACGGCCTTCCTGCCGCAACGCGACCCCGACGCCTCGGGCCGGCCACGGCCCAGGGCGCCCGGCCACGCCCTCCCGGCGACCGTCGCGTAG
- a CDS encoding class E sortase has product MVRVRVVQHSGLRRRALRRRALWGGGEVLVTVGVVLLLLVVHQVWWTNREARAGAEREVRALERAWDGGGGDSRAAAAPAATTPPASTGTGSPEQSAGDRRRSATARAPEPDWSQAYAILTIPRLHLRVPVAEGVSKSGVLNKGYVGHYPGTQQPGQAGNFALAGHRNTHGEPFRYINRLAPKDTVRVETRSATYTYAVDRTLPRTAAHDRSVIRPVPRSTVRPAYGYDERGYYLTLTTCTPEYTSKYRLVVWGKLVSMRPR; this is encoded by the coding sequence ATGGTGCGGGTTCGCGTCGTGCAGCACAGCGGTCTTCGGCGGCGTGCCCTGCGGCGGCGGGCGTTGTGGGGCGGTGGGGAGGTTCTCGTCACCGTCGGGGTGGTGCTCCTGCTGCTGGTCGTTCATCAGGTGTGGTGGACCAACCGGGAGGCCAGGGCGGGCGCCGAGCGGGAGGTGAGGGCACTGGAGCGGGCCTGGGACGGGGGAGGCGGCGACTCCCGTGCAGCGGCTGCACCGGCGGCTACGACTCCGCCCGCGTCCACCGGCACCGGCTCGCCCGAGCAGTCCGCCGGCGACCGGCGCCGGTCCGCCACCGCCCGCGCCCCGGAGCCCGACTGGTCCCAGGCCTACGCCATCCTCACCATCCCCCGCCTCCACCTCCGCGTCCCCGTCGCCGAGGGCGTCAGCAAGAGCGGTGTCCTCAACAAGGGCTACGTCGGCCACTACCCCGGCACCCAACAGCCGGGCCAGGCCGGCAACTTCGCCCTCGCCGGGCACCGCAACACCCACGGCGAGCCCTTCCGGTACATCAACCGGCTCGCACCCAAGGACACCGTGCGGGTCGAGACGAGGAGCGCGACGTACACGTACGCCGTCGACAGGACGCTGCCGAGGACCGCCGCCCATGACAGGAGCGTGATCCGGCCGGTCCCGCGCTCCACCGTCAGGCCCGCCTACGGCTACGACGAGCGCGGCTACTACCTCACCCTGACCACCTGCACGCCGGAGTACACGTCCAAGTACCGGCTGGTGGTGTGGGGCAAACTCGTCTCCATGCGGCCCCGGTAA
- a CDS encoding glycoside hydrolase, whose translation MIRRRTLLAATGGAFLGSALATGTAHADATIAVNPGTSYGTWEGWGTSLAWWANVFGNRNDFADLFFTTNSVTYNGTTLPGLGLNIARYNLGACSWNTVNGEAMVKSPNIPGFKQIEGFWQDWNNEDPTSSAWDWTADANQRAMLQKATQRGATTELFANSPMWWMCSNHNPSGAAGGGNNLQTWNYRQHASHLAATALYAKNNWGVNFATVDPFNEPASTWWTATGTQEGCHMDPAVQAAVLPYMRSELDKRGLTGVRISASDETNYDTARSTWASFGSSTKALVNQVNVHGYQGSGGRRDLLYTDVVTTSGKKLWNSETGDSDGTGLTMASNLCYDFRWLHPTAWVYWQVMDPSTGWAMIAYDQNTLQPTTIQTKYYVMAQFSRHIRPGMRILDTGVSYAAAAYDASARRLVIVAVNTSTSAQTFTFDLSRFTTVTGGSGGAVPRWNTVTTGGDQYRAYSNTTLSGKSVAVPFAAKSVQTLQIDGVVI comes from the coding sequence ATGATCCGACGCAGAACTCTGCTGGCGGCGACAGGCGGCGCATTCCTCGGCAGCGCCCTGGCGACCGGCACCGCACACGCGGACGCGACCATCGCCGTCAACCCCGGCACGTCGTACGGCACCTGGGAGGGCTGGGGCACGTCCCTGGCCTGGTGGGCCAATGTCTTCGGCAACCGGAACGACTTCGCCGACCTCTTCTTCACCACCAACTCGGTGACCTACAACGGCACGACACTGCCCGGCCTCGGCCTCAACATCGCCCGCTACAACCTCGGCGCGTGCAGCTGGAACACCGTGAACGGCGAGGCGATGGTGAAGTCGCCCAACATCCCCGGCTTCAAGCAGATCGAGGGGTTCTGGCAGGACTGGAACAACGAGGACCCCACCTCCTCGGCCTGGGACTGGACGGCGGACGCCAACCAGCGCGCGATGCTGCAGAAGGCGACGCAGCGCGGCGCGACGACCGAGCTCTTCGCCAACTCCCCGATGTGGTGGATGTGTTCCAACCACAACCCGTCCGGCGCGGCGGGCGGCGGCAACAACCTCCAGACCTGGAACTACCGCCAGCACGCCTCCCACCTGGCGGCCACGGCCCTGTACGCCAAGAACAACTGGGGCGTGAACTTCGCGACGGTCGACCCCTTCAACGAGCCGGCCTCCACCTGGTGGACCGCCACCGGCACCCAGGAGGGCTGCCACATGGACCCGGCGGTCCAGGCGGCCGTACTTCCGTACATGCGCAGCGAGTTGGACAAGCGAGGCCTGACGGGCGTACGGATCTCGGCATCGGACGAGACGAACTACGACACGGCCCGCTCGACCTGGGCCTCCTTCGGCTCCTCGACCAAGGCCCTGGTCAACCAGGTCAACGTGCACGGCTACCAGGGCTCGGGCGGCCGCAGGGACCTGCTCTACACGGACGTGGTCACCACATCCGGCAAGAAGCTCTGGAACTCGGAGACGGGCGACAGCGACGGCACGGGCCTGACCATGGCGTCGAACCTCTGCTACGACTTCCGGTGGCTGCACCCGACGGCATGGGTCTACTGGCAGGTCATGGACCCGTCGACGGGCTGGGCGATGATCGCGTACGACCAGAACACGCTCCAGCCGACGACGATCCAGACCAAGTACTACGTCATGGCGCAGTTCAGCCGCCACATCCGCCCGGGGATGCGGATCCTCGACACGGGCGTGAGCTACGCGGCGGCGGCCTACGACGCGTCTGCCCGCCGCCTGGTGATAGTCGCGGTGAACACATCAACCTCGGCCCAGACCTTCACCTTCGACCTGTCGCGCTTCACGACGGTGACGGGCGGTTCGGGCGGGGCGGTCCCGCGCTGGAACACGGTGACGACGGGCGGGGACCAGTACCGGGCGTACTCGAACACGACCCTGAGCGGGAAGTCGGTGGCGGTGCCGTTCGCGGCGAAGTCTGTGCAGACGTTGCAGATCGACGGGGTGGTCATCTAG
- a CDS encoding PadR family transcriptional regulator: MIKVLLAATSDDPAWGLKICEEADLGSGTVYPILERLVDAGWVTRYAETSEHPGRPKRYYYELTATGQQAAHEARERKPRSFGLRVGTEGGTA, encoded by the coding sequence GTGATCAAGGTGTTGCTGGCGGCCACCTCCGACGATCCCGCCTGGGGCCTGAAGATCTGCGAGGAGGCCGACCTCGGCTCCGGGACCGTGTACCCCATCCTTGAGCGCCTGGTCGACGCCGGCTGGGTCACCCGGTACGCGGAGACGAGCGAGCACCCGGGCCGACCCAAGCGGTACTACTACGAACTCACGGCCACGGGTCAGCAGGCGGCCCACGAGGCCAGGGAGCGGAAGCCTCGGTCCTTCGGGCTGCGGGTGGGGACCGAGGGGGGGACGGCATGA
- a CDS encoding SEC-C metal-binding domain-containing protein → MRPDTPAENVDHTTEAARLERTAGLYPEDAEALLLQAAAHLELAGDRPAATALYDRLLSSSVALENAYLVRALKASNLWEYGHEAEARAIIDGVRTTSPTDPAPWVIVAEALEAHDELEQAQETFTEGARLLLTDVPEPPYSTHPLLFGRHRVRRMLGLAHDEWDTLADTLHSMPISLDELHDPKRVWSLGSENPAELEAEISRLRAELGAYREALSRPFPVAVLHWTADELTELVAAYPSLAAEYPSLEEHLATIEASLRELSASGTPNLGIVTGTVPSYEAFAASEGASPEDATLLPQYATTLAARGRAVGWPPQRGAGCWCGSGRVYGECHGVQ, encoded by the coding sequence ATGCGCCCCGACACGCCTGCCGAGAACGTCGACCACACCACCGAAGCGGCACGCCTGGAGCGAACCGCCGGCCTCTACCCCGAGGACGCCGAGGCCCTGCTGCTGCAGGCCGCGGCCCACCTGGAACTGGCCGGCGACCGCCCTGCCGCGACCGCACTTTACGACCGCCTGCTGTCCTCATCCGTCGCCTTGGAGAACGCCTACCTGGTACGAGCCCTCAAGGCATCGAACCTCTGGGAGTACGGCCACGAGGCGGAGGCAAGAGCGATCATCGACGGCGTCCGCACCACCTCGCCGACGGACCCGGCGCCATGGGTGATCGTCGCGGAGGCCCTGGAGGCGCACGACGAACTGGAGCAGGCGCAGGAGACGTTCACGGAGGGCGCCCGCCTCCTCCTGACAGACGTCCCGGAGCCCCCGTACTCCACGCATCCCCTGCTGTTCGGCCGCCATCGCGTACGCCGCATGCTGGGCCTGGCCCACGACGAGTGGGACACCCTGGCGGACACCCTCCACTCGATGCCGATCTCCCTGGACGAACTCCACGACCCGAAGCGCGTCTGGTCCCTCGGCTCGGAGAACCCGGCGGAACTGGAGGCGGAGATCTCACGGCTGCGGGCGGAACTGGGCGCATATCGGGAGGCCCTGTCCCGCCCGTTCCCGGTGGCGGTGCTGCACTGGACAGCGGATGAGCTGACGGAACTGGTGGCCGCGTATCCGTCGCTGGCGGCGGAGTACCCCTCGCTTGAGGAGCACCTGGCGACGATAGAGGCGTCGCTCCGGGAACTGTCGGCTTCGGGCACGCCCAACCTTGGGATCGTGACGGGGACGGTGCCGTCGTACGAGGCCTTCGCCGCATCGGAGGGGGCGTCGCCGGAGGACGCGACGTTGCTGCCGCAGTATGCGACGACGCTGGCGGCGCGGGGGCGGGCTGTGGGGTGGCCGCCGCAGCGGGGGGCTGGGTGTTGGTGTGGGTCGGGGCGGGTTTATGGGGAGTGCCACGGGGTGCAGTAG
- a CDS encoding SDR family NAD(P)-dependent oxidoreductase has product MTQIFEGNDQPTQPLTGKVIVVTGAARGQGAAEAQALEQAGAKVIATDIQPDGSNCRRLDVSSESDWAALAADLRETYGHVHGLVNNAGVIQRDRLGEVRPEDFAHVHAVNATGPLLGIQYLSPLMPPGSAIVNVGSSAALTGYYPVAYTASKWALRGVSKIAAMELGPRGIRVNTVHPGYIETEMTAAATPAFRETTIRETPLGRSGTVDDIAPLVVFLLSDASSFITGAEIPVDGGLTAHGGVKSISDAMRPGAPLISGVPDMS; this is encoded by the coding sequence ATGACGCAGATCTTCGAAGGCAACGACCAGCCCACCCAGCCCCTGACCGGCAAGGTCATAGTCGTAACCGGCGCCGCCCGAGGCCAAGGTGCCGCCGAAGCACAGGCGTTGGAACAGGCCGGGGCGAAAGTCATCGCCACCGACATACAGCCGGACGGCAGTAACTGCCGTCGCCTGGACGTCAGCAGCGAGTCTGACTGGGCCGCCCTCGCCGCCGACCTGCGTGAGACGTACGGCCACGTGCACGGCCTGGTCAACAACGCCGGCGTCATCCAGCGCGACCGCCTCGGCGAGGTCCGCCCCGAGGACTTCGCTCACGTCCACGCGGTGAACGCGACCGGGCCGCTGCTCGGTATCCAGTACCTCTCCCCGCTGATGCCGCCCGGGTCGGCCATCGTCAATGTCGGGTCGTCCGCTGCGCTCACCGGCTACTACCCCGTGGCGTACACCGCCAGCAAGTGGGCCCTGCGCGGGGTGTCCAAGATCGCGGCGATGGAACTGGGGCCGCGGGGTATTCGTGTCAACACCGTTCACCCCGGATACATCGAGACCGAGATGACCGCCGCCGCCACCCCGGCCTTCCGGGAGACGACCATCCGTGAGACCCCTCTGGGCCGTAGCGGCACCGTCGACGACATCGCGCCGCTGGTCGTCTTTCTCCTCTCCGACGCGTCCTCCTTCATCACGGGAGCGGAGATTCCCGTGGACGGAGGCCTCACCGCGCACGGCGGCGTGAAGTCCATCTCGGACGCGATGAGGCCGGGTGCGCCCCTTATTTCCGGGGTGCCGGACATGTCGTAA
- a CDS encoding very short patch repair endonuclease yields MSRKKAAEAPEIWAPPEGSWASSAAKRRNMQAVRSRDTKPELLVRRLVHASGLRYRVAARPVPDLRRTADMVFRPAKVAVFIDGCYWHGCPEHYVSPKTNPGYWSDKVARNVARDRDTDRQLENAGWLVLRYWEHASAQASAAEIIQVVRTRRNAE; encoded by the coding sequence ATGTCGCGAAAGAAAGCAGCCGAAGCCCCTGAGATCTGGGCCCCGCCAGAGGGATCTTGGGCTTCTTCTGCGGCGAAGCGGCGCAATATGCAGGCGGTGCGGAGCCGGGACACCAAACCCGAGCTGCTCGTCAGGCGGCTCGTGCACGCTAGCGGGCTGCGGTACCGAGTCGCGGCCAGACCGGTGCCGGACCTACGCCGGACAGCAGACATGGTGTTCCGCCCCGCCAAGGTCGCTGTCTTTATCGACGGGTGCTACTGGCATGGCTGTCCGGAGCACTATGTCTCTCCGAAGACCAACCCGGGCTACTGGTCGGACAAGGTAGCGCGCAACGTCGCACGTGACCGAGATACCGATAGGCAGCTAGAGAATGCAGGATGGCTCGTGCTTCGCTACTGGGAGCATGCCTCCGCACAGGCGTCAGCCGCCGAGATCATCCAGGTGGTCAGGACGAGGCGGAACGCCGAGTAA
- a CDS encoding DNA cytosine methyltransferase — MLSSENLTSLEICAGGGGQAIGVERAGFHHLALVERKAEACATLRLNRPSWSVIQKDLREFEPQRDAGIGTVDLLAGGVPCTPYSIAGAQKGAADERDLLPEALRLVEILLPRAVMLENVKTLARSREFIHVRNHIVETLENLGYEVHIDVLDAQNFGVSQTRQRTLIVAVQKGLKKFQWPIGSWELPYTVGEVLQESMQSGGWPGAAEWASLANDIAPTIVGGSEKHGGGDLGPERAKQKWAKMAVNGNSTAAQVPGPDFVLQHGVGRGGRKGYPKLTPEQVALLQGFPREWQFAGSRTARYKQIGNAFPPPVAHAVAASIADVLRETSTAEAA; from the coding sequence TTGCTCAGCAGTGAGAACCTGACCTCACTTGAGATCTGCGCGGGCGGCGGCGGGCAGGCCATAGGGGTAGAGCGAGCTGGCTTCCACCACCTCGCGTTGGTGGAGCGCAAGGCCGAAGCGTGCGCAACGCTTCGTCTGAACCGTCCCTCTTGGAGCGTTATACAAAAGGATCTCCGCGAATTTGAGCCACAGCGGGACGCCGGCATAGGCACCGTCGACCTCCTTGCCGGGGGCGTCCCCTGCACTCCCTACTCAATAGCGGGGGCACAGAAGGGAGCCGCTGACGAACGCGATCTGCTGCCCGAAGCCCTCAGGCTCGTCGAGATCCTTCTCCCGCGTGCCGTAATGCTGGAAAACGTTAAGACTCTGGCGCGAAGTCGTGAATTTATTCACGTCCGGAATCACATTGTTGAGACCCTAGAGAACCTGGGCTACGAAGTCCATATAGACGTCTTGGACGCTCAAAACTTCGGCGTTTCCCAGACAAGGCAAAGAACCCTGATAGTGGCTGTCCAAAAGGGGCTCAAGAAGTTCCAATGGCCAATCGGATCCTGGGAGCTCCCGTATACGGTAGGCGAGGTGTTGCAAGAATCCATGCAGTCTGGAGGGTGGCCGGGCGCAGCAGAGTGGGCAAGCCTCGCTAATGACATCGCTCCGACAATCGTCGGAGGATCCGAGAAACACGGCGGAGGAGACTTGGGGCCGGAACGCGCCAAGCAGAAGTGGGCCAAGATGGCCGTTAATGGAAACTCAACGGCAGCGCAGGTTCCAGGACCTGACTTCGTGCTGCAGCACGGCGTAGGCAGGGGTGGTCGGAAGGGCTACCCAAAGCTCACGCCCGAGCAAGTCGCGCTGCTTCAAGGCTTCCCAAGGGAATGGCAGTTCGCAGGCAGCAGGACCGCACGATACAAGCAGATCGGGAACGCCTTCCCACCGCCCGTCGCGCACGCTGTCGCAGCCTCCATAGCCGACGTTCTGCGCGAGACCTCAACCGCCGAGGCAGCCTGA